From Thermoleophilia bacterium, a single genomic window includes:
- a CDS encoding rhomboid family intramembrane serine protease: MSETELRVVCKSCGAEVSPYVTECPYCGARVRKRAPKLERRDGALEAKKSRREKRRERQAERISTADARPWATVTLILVPAIAMLIRIGTGGGFEDFGALLVPFDAEWWRFLTAPFAYVSVGYLFAVSLAVVMFVPGLERRLGSVATLILLVACGSLGMFAAYGVEEQRGVLELIAGGNGLALGAIAAWFVVVRNENKALEEEGPDVIGVMVCVAVVLLLPVVVESANVWSGLAGGAIGALAGLAATLVRR, encoded by the coding sequence ATGAGCGAGACCGAACTCAGAGTCGTCTGCAAGTCATGTGGGGCCGAGGTCAGCCCCTACGTGACCGAGTGCCCTTATTGCGGGGCGCGCGTCCGCAAACGCGCGCCGAAGCTCGAGCGCCGTGACGGCGCCCTGGAGGCCAAGAAGAGCCGGCGGGAGAAGCGGCGCGAACGCCAGGCCGAGCGGATCAGCACCGCGGACGCCCGGCCCTGGGCGACGGTCACCCTGATCCTCGTGCCGGCGATCGCGATGCTGATCCGGATCGGGACCGGCGGTGGATTCGAGGACTTCGGGGCACTCCTCGTGCCTTTTGACGCGGAGTGGTGGCGATTCCTGACTGCGCCTTTCGCCTACGTCAGCGTCGGTTACCTCTTTGCCGTGTCGCTGGCCGTGGTCATGTTCGTGCCCGGGCTCGAACGCCGGCTCGGATCGGTCGCGACGCTGATCCTGCTCGTCGCCTGTGGCTCGCTCGGCATGTTCGCCGCGTACGGGGTCGAGGAGCAGCGTGGTGTACTCGAACTGATCGCTGGCGGCAACGGACTCGCGCTCGGCGCGATCGCCGCCTGGTTCGTGGTCGTGCGGAACGAGAACAAGGCACTCGAGGAAGAAGGGCCGGACGTGATCGGCGTCATGGTCTGCGTCGCCGTGGTCCTGCTGCTGCCGGTCGTGGTCGAATCGGCCAACGTCTGGAGCGGCCTCGCCGGTGGAGCGATCGGGGCCCTTGCCGGGCTGGCCGCTACCTTGGTCCGGCGATGA